The sequence below is a genomic window from Lolium perenne isolate Kyuss_39 chromosome 7, Kyuss_2.0, whole genome shotgun sequence.
ttcgtccggagtccccgagcgcgccccgggggaccggggatggcgtgggctcgccggatggatgaagggccaaatccggacgaaaacgaggaaccgggggcgcgactggaccgaatttcgccgtccggatgggaaaaacgtcgctcgggcctcgtcggggagacgagtggagatgctctcaagCAAGAAACATATCAAGTGCCCAGCATTTCTTCTCTGCCGACCCTGCAGGGCTTCAATGAGATGCATCCAGAGGTTGCCACCTTGAGGAGCTTTTGATTTCGTTTTGTTCTTTCTTCCTTCATCACCGTTTCTGAATTTTGACCATGTCCAGCATGATGAGGAAGTCAGATGTCATGTAAGATATTCTATAACTTTGGCTTAGACACCATAGTCAGACATAAGTCAGATTTTCTAGATGGCATGTAAGATATTTTATATATGGGAAGTGAGATGTATATGAATTTTATAAAAGATTTGACTACCCTGGAAAAAAGTACTTGATGTTACTGGCCACCAGAGTTGCCTATGATGTCCTACCTTGAGCACAAGCCAACCATTGTGTTTTAGTTGAGAGGAGATTGTCACTTGTCAGCATAGCTATAAAATGACCTAGGCTAATAAATATGTTCAAGTCGCTCGCACATAAAGGCCGGTGGCAAAGCTATATGGACATGTTCCTGTGCAATTATACATGGCTGGTTGCTTCATTCTGTTCATGTTTAGTCGGTTCAAAATAATGCAACCACATAATTATTTTCTCCTACCTAACATGCACATCTGCACTTGTTGCATTTTATTTTAGATATTAACTCTTTTAGGGAGAAATTATTGCAATCCCTATCAGAAATCAATAATCAAATTTCTTGTGCAGTAAACAGAACTATTGACATCTCTGTAGAGCTACATGACAGCTTTCTCAAATGCTATTGAGATAACAGTGTCTGGAAAATTCAGATCTGTACAGCATGGTGCCAGATCCAAAGAAAAGAAAATTCCTTTCTTCACTTCTTTGTACAATGAAAAGATATATGAGACAATTCTCTCCAAAGCAGAATTCTCTCTTTCCACCCAGCAAAATCAGTAGGTTGGAAATCCCATCCTCAGACAAGCAGCAGGTACAGGCAAGATAAGTTACACAATAAACACTAATCTACATTGGACAGTATAATTCACCCTGCTTCGATGAAACTTGTAGGATGACATCTCAAGAAGGACAATGCATTTGGCTTGGAGAAGGTGGCTCTGTAACCCTAAGTGTTCCCCCGAGCTCCGAGGGCACTAGAGGAACAAGAGAGTGGAGAACATCTGTTATCAGCGGTCTGTAACTCGGTTCGGGTTGCACACATAGAACAGCTACTGCCGCAACCTGCACATGCATGGAAGATCAGCATAAACTGTTGAAAGATAAATGTATCTGAATTTGAGAATGTTAGAAGTTTGTTGGGGATGAGTACTTGGTACAAGTGTTTTGGGTCCATTGTGTCCTTGATCACTGGGTCAATTATGTTGGGGAGCTTCGATCTGTCGGTTAGCTGAGGCATGGCCTGCACGTAATTATAAACGTGTCAGTAATATAACTGGACAGATAAATTGCAACTGATTGCTGCATAGTTTTCTCTGATGATAAACATCAAACTGTTCCTTGTTTTGTTATAAAATAAAGTGGAACAGATCATAAACATTGAAAGAATAATTACTCAGTGTGCTTTAGTAAGTTCAGAGCAAGAAATGCTGATTACCCATGACACAATTGATTGGCACTGAGACGGTGACATCTTCTCAACAGGCTTCCTTCCCATCAGGAGCTCTAAAAGCACTACCCCAAATGCGTATACATCACTCTTCTCAGTCAACTTCCCTGGAATCGACAGTCGCTAAGTATTCACATGATCAGAgtagaatttttattttgacagttAAGCTTTATCTACAAATAGCAGTAGAAATTTAGAACAAAATGAGGCCGCACCATCTAATAAATATTCAGGAGCTACATATCCCAAGGTCCCAGAAATCTTCAGGTTCCCTTTGTCGAGATTCCCACCGGTAACTGCAAGTCCAAAATCTGCAATCTGTGCAATTGAGAACATTAAAAAAGTGAATCCCAACTCTATTACCTGCAGTCAATATGAAAAATAAGTTGACCTTAATCAAAAGTTGAAGGAGTGCACCTTAGCATTGAAGTCTGAATCTAAAAGTATATTAGATGATTTGAGATCCCTATGGATCACTGGAGGATTGCAGTGCTCATGAAGATACTCTAGTCCCCTGCCCAGTTTCAGTTTTCCAATATATATTAATATTATAGACTGTCAATCATCAGCTCGTCAATTAAAAAAATCATCACCCAGTGTGAAGTAAAGTGCAGGGATCATAAGAACCTCGCTGTGTCGAGCGCAATCTTCATCCGAGTGTGCCAGCTCATAGCAGATCCATGTGAAGGCCCTGAAGACAATCACAAGACACTTATGAAAAGCTCAATCTGGAAGATCTCAAGAAAGAGCTGCAGCCAATAAGTGGCAGGGGCAATCATAGAAAAGCAATACCATGCAGCTGTGTCTCCAATGATCCCTTCTCCATGAGCTCATAAACAATGTAGTGATTGCCACCATGGACGCAGAAGCCCAGGAGTGACACAATGTTGGGGTGCCGAATCCTGCCAAGCAAATCCAGCTCATTCTGCCAACAACCACAGCCCAAAGATTTAACCCACCACTAGCACCGGAGGCAATGGACATGGACAGTAACAGACGAGAACAATCACCTCGAACTCCTTCTCGCAGTCCGGCCCGCCGCCCTCGAGCCTCTTCACCGCTGCAGTGGCGCCGCCGTCGAACGCCGCCTTGTAGACGCAGCCAAACCCGCCGACGCCGAGCACATTTCCCTCATCGAACTTGCCCGTCGCTGCCTCCAGCGACGGGTACTCGATCATCGCCACGAGACCCTTCTTGCTCATTTTCACTGTGCTGAACTTGCTCAGGATTGGCACCAGTGTGATCCCTCTTGTGGCGTCTGGACAATGTAAAGTGGGTAGACGGTCTGGCTTAGACCCCAAACACATTATGAGGTGAAACAACAAATTGAGGCAGTACCTGATCTCCGGGCGCCCTTGCCGTGGGGGATCCGGCGAGACCGCCGCCACATGGTCCAGGCGTAGAGCGTGGAGAGGAAGATCATGATGGTGGCGACGGAGGCGAGGACGGTGGCGACGACCAGCTCGCGGTGGTAATGGTGGTGCCTGACCACTGTGATCACTGCAACACAGGGAGGCAGATAGCTCGCTCAGTGAGTGGAAATTTGGAACGTCCCTGAATTTTGGAGggattttattttaattttgaaggatgtaAATTATAAACTCTAACGGAAGAACAGGTTTGATGGCATTGAACTCGCGGCGAGATTTCCGCAGTAACGTTAGAGAACGACTTTCTCTCCCCTCAATTTTGAACAAACCGTAAGATCCAGAAATGCATTTTATCATCCCAGAAAAATCCAACAAAAAAAGAGGAAGAAGATTCCCCCGTCTAGAACACTAACGCATCCCAGCTCGTTGATATTCGCGAAAAAAGAACCACGCAGATCCCAAATATGCTCTGAAGCAACAGCTACAAGCTAAATTCGCAGGGGAGGGGGATATTTTGAAACGGCATATGCGGTAAACCCGTACGGAACTCTGAACAGTAAACAGCAAGAACACAGTACACACAAAAATTCAGATGAAGGCAGCGCTAGCCAGTCACCTACCGAAGGGAGGAGGCGCCGGAGCCACCGGAGAGGACAAGGAGGCAGCGGTCCCATTGCCGGCGGCAGCGGGCACGCTCGTGGCGGCCACAGAcgacggcgccggagaagaaaccGCGGCCCTCCCATTTGCCGATGAGGACGAAGACAGCAACAGCAAGAACATGCATAGGAGCGGcaatggaggcggcgccgccggcATCTCGGCCTCTCCTTGGCTCCTCTGCTAGGATGAGGAATCCTACAGTACTGGGAGTGTGGGGAGGCAAGAAAGCTGGAGGGCGTCTCTGCGGCGAGACGGCATGGAAGTGAGGGAACCCGAACTgccaaaagaaaaagagaagaaaagaAGAAACGGAGTCAAGAAAGACTATAAAAACGGGTGACGCACGGACGGAGCCATGGAGGACACCGGGACTGCCGCGTGGGCCCACGCGGCAGAGAGACGGTTCACGGGCAGTGTTCTTGCCTAGAGGGAGGGTGTGCATCTGATCTAATCTATGGCGTTGACAGAGGAATTCCTTGTTTCGTTGTGCGCCTCGTGGTCTTGGCTTCTTCCCCAGTTGAGCTGCTGCAACTGCGATCATCTCGTCGTTTTGGACATGTCCGTCTATTTTTTGTTTGGAAGCGTTTGCTTGTTTGAACCTGTCAGGCGGGCACGCAGACGAAACAAACAAGGTTGGTCAGGCGGTCTCCTCCACCTCGTGAGGCTCATCTTCCAAAAATTCTCCCGCTTCAACAGTGGCACGTAAACGGATAACCTGTGTTCCATCGTTGTCCATGGAGACGATGCCCAACGGCAATTCGCAAACAAATCGCGTCCCACGAATAGGTTCGTTTTGGAGCAACCTCAGCCCAAATGGGTTTGCGGTCCAGCGTACATGTTACGCGTCTGCATTGCACGAGTACTTGTCCGTTCCAGACCCTCCATCCAGCCACACAACCGACTCCTACCCTTCCTAGCTTCCACCCGTGTTGCCCCTCCGCCGCTACTTGCACCGTCGTCAATAGTGGCCGATTCGACCGGTGTGGGAAGGTGCACCCTATTCGGATGGAACATGCATATCGGCGCCCCCTCATAAACTTGGCCGGCAGTGTTGCTGCCGGTCACAATATAGGGGCCACCGATGAAGATACTCTAATGAGtaaagaaaaaaaacaaaagtAGTGCAATGGTAGATTGCCCCTATGTTTGGTTTTGGTAGTTAATAACAATCCTTATTGACTAATATTTTCATTGAATTTACACGAAGGAATATTTAACAGGGAATTCTCGCAGTCCATGTGTTAAATTCAAGTCTGGATgctatgaagataaagatataccttgagtattgccATCAAAATCATCAATTTGAAGAGAAGACTATGATATGATCAagtagaagaaatgaagatggagttcttgtgtggaactcaatttatccatgctctagcttatgtattAATCAATGGATGATCAATATCTTGAGAGTTTGATTATATTCCAAGATATGGATCTATGCCGGTGTCATAATAGACTCATgggttgagctatggttgaccaAGGTTTGGAGCATGCAATAAGATGAAGAGTTCTTTTATGTACCTTAAGATGTTATTATAGAGCATGTGGAGATACAAGGTTGAGCAAGACTAAGAGAGACATGGGTTCATGTGATCTCGTGGTATGGTATGCTTTGTCAATTAAGCTTTGTGAACTATGCTCATTTGTGTTATCCATGTGGGTTAGCAATTTTTTCataggcatgcatcaaaagtaagATCTGATATAGCCCATGAGCgtggatgacatcaagtggtgatcgtcatcaagattGAGAAGGGAAATTTCAAGATAAGAATATCGAGAAGATCATATGCTTGCAACTTgctgtccatttggtgataatggacatgtgaagacatGCTTTAATGATGTTATCCCATAGTGGTGCACCGGGGTGCCACAGTTGAGTCTTCACCAAGCAATAATGATCAAGCGAAGTATTCTGTCTTGAATGAAGTATGAAGCATCATCATCATGAAGGTCAAGCGGGATACACAAGGCAAAGGTATGCCTTGCTAGTTTTTCCTTTAACCAGTCTCGAGGTGGTTGTTGAGAGACCGAGTTATAGGATAGATAGGCACACTACTAAGAGGTGATTTTGGATGGATAACTTGATCATATTATCGTAGGGACATCAATCATTTGCATACTTTGTATCCCCTTGttcttgttgcttcttggtgCTTATATGTGTGAGGCTCTTGAGATTGTTACTAGCTTCCCAACAATCCCAAGTTCATCAAAAATAGAATCGGTgtccatcttctattgcgttttcgagtttggacattTTTACCGGCTGTTCGTGTAAAGAGTTTTCACCTATAAAGTCATGGCAACATATCCTTTGTTGGTTCCTAATGTTTCCAACAAAGTTGGTTTCATCTTAATTGGAATTCGGGAACAACAAGATAAGAGTTTTTAGTTCTCGAAACAAAATTCGTTTGAATGGTTTCCGCGAAACTGGCACACCAATTAGCGCGACCGGCCTCACCTACGGAATGACTGGCGCTGGCCGGCCCCTATGCTTGTGGCCACCGATTTCGGACACAAAACCCTACTAGTTGTGTCCCGGACTCCCAGCGACAAAACCGGTGGTCACCGGTCTAATCGGTGTAGGTTCCGGTTCCAGACTAATTCGCTGGAAAGGTTTCGGCTGGTCACATCACCCTGGTCAGCCAGATGGCGGGTGAGCCGGCACCGCTTGACTGACCAACGTGTTGCTAATTAGCTCAAACGGCTAGTTTTCTACTTGGACTATTGTAAAGCCTTTCTTCCTCCTTTAGGAGGTTAGGTCAATCATTCCTTTTGCTCTCTCTCTCTACACCTTTTTAACCTCAAAAGCTTGCTTCCTGTCCATTGcctcctatgattcttgcatctatttAAGGCCTTTGGAAGAGGATATTTAAATCTACAATCTCCACCAATAAATCACTCCTCTGTGTGAGGGGAACCCATTAGATCTAGATCTTAGAGGCATTTGTTGATTTCATCAATTGTTCTTCCTCTGTAATTCCTCCCTAGCACTTGTTGCTTGGTTGGGATTTGAGTACGAAGTATTTGAATACCTTTGGTGTTCTTGATTTGCATCCTTGCATAGTGTTGAGATCTCCATTATGATATTTCCGAGTGAGAGAATGTGGGCTTATTTCTCTTGGAGGGTGACATCTTAGTTGGCTTGGAATTTGTTGCCTCGGTGATCTctccgtggaagattgtgaagatgcCCAAGCTTTTCCTTAGTGGAGCTTGTGAATTGGTTGTAGAGCATGCCATCTTCGGAGTGGAGGAAAAACTATCTATAATGAAAGGGATTTTGTCGTTTGTGGaattagcttggagaagaagatgAGCCTTCGTGGTTTTTGTGAGACCTTTGTGCTAACCCGCATCTCTATATCGTGACGTACCTCACTTCGTGTGAGGGAACACGGGAATTCATCTTCGTCTCTGCgtccctcggttatctctatgcccaagtttagttttattatgatagtTATCGAGCTTGAAGTACTTATATCTTGCTTACCACTTGtgttatatatatgttgtgtctatcttgcttagctctagttattGGTGGTGCACTTAGTTAATCCTAGGTTGTTTAAATTTTGTGCTTAAAAAATAAACATTGGTTTAATTCTGCATTCTTACAAGATAAATCCGTAATTATTTTTTCAAACGTCTATTCAAAACCCCCTATAGGCGACATCTTTTCCTTTCAACCAGCAATGAAGCAGACATGTGGGCTTAACTACACTTAAAAGGAGTTTCTTCAGCTTCGCAACAACATACAGTTGAATGGACATCTCTAGCAGACTCCACAAAAGGATCTGGCCCACAATTTTTTCGGTTTTGGCCACTAAACGACACAAATACCTCGTAAGAGCCTGGCCGACCTGGAAATAATTTTGCGCAGAACCCTAAATCGAGCTCCGCAACCACTTCATGTGCGGGTTTCGGGGTGAAATGTGGTAAACCGCATCGACGTTTCACCCCGCCCCTTTCTACGACCGCCTCTCCATCGTCGATTCCGGCCGATTCAAGTCAACCACGGCAAAATCTCCGCCGGACTCGAGCGAGCGGAGGCCCAGTCTACCAACCTACATGATGACATCGTTCAATTTTCATGTGGCGGTCGAGTTTTTTCATCGCACACCGACAACTCTTTGTCGGTGAGACGCCCATGTCCCCGTTGGACGACTCTGACGAAGACAATGTGATGCTCACCGGTGCGGAGCGGGAGCATCACTAGCTGCAGATTTCGCGTCGCCGCTCCCTTACCATTGTCCTCTCCGATGTGTGGGAGCACGCCAAGCGCCGCTGCGACGAGGCCGAGGAGGAGCAGTGGAGGATGGAGGAGGCACGGAAGGTCTCCACTGATTTTGAGATGTGGCGCCGTGGCTTGGTTATCGTAGACTACTGTGACGGTTACTTGTGAAGCCTCGCTCAACCACCGCCAAGTCCCGATGAAGTACCTGGGCTAGCTTAACTTAGGGTTTATAGGAACTAGTATATGATCTAGTTCCATTGTTAGGTCGTTTAATTATGTAAATTATGGATGAGCTCAAATGAAGTGGTTTTGAAAATCTGGCGTggatatttttttttgtttttaaattTGCAGTACGCTTTTGCAACATCTATTTTGCCgagataagagcatctccagccgcgtccctcaaagcgtcccccaaagggatttggggcgcgctggACACAAAAACcattccagtcgcgtcccccaaagtctatttttgtccggcgcgcccccatacggtgtccggcgccccgagcccgtccccgtcccatagGGGACTCTCCGGGCACGTCGGACACAACGAAAAacgaggcgaaccgacgcgggcccgacgcgtcagcggctcggaagctcagccgccgcctacgtagcgacggtgcagttgccgggaagcggaaccgtcgcattggcaacctCGTTGACGACGCggcaaccgccggaatggagtcgggactcctcggaagagcaaccgctgctcttttcgacttctgcaccgccgtCCCGCGCTCAATAAGACTCGTACGTCGGCGCTTTTGGATCTTCACCGGCCGCATCCGACACCTCCAGTgacgatgagctacatctccgagctcccgtccgacacctccagcgagggaaagcctgctggatggcgccattggtggagaAAGCTCCGACGCCCAGCAGCGGCGACGATTCCCTCCCGCCACTTGACAACGCGGAGGAATGGCTGGGCGTGGAGGAGGATGCGGAGGAACAAGAGtcagaggaggcggcggtggcccgtgcgaaggcggaggcggacgcgaaggccaataccgccaaggccaaggcgcagccggcgagcactGGCGACAACGAGGAGGACTACGGCGCGTcggccgacaccgcctcttcggaagaggtgacgagcaggaagcgccaccgtgatgacgtcgacgaggcagggccatcatc
It includes:
- the LOC127317248 gene encoding probable receptor-like protein kinase At1g80640; amino-acid sequence: MPAAPPPLPLLCMFLLLLSSSSSANGRAAVSSPAPSSVAATSVPAAAGNGTAASLSSPVAPAPPPFVITVVRHHHYHRELVVATVLASVATIMIFLSTLYAWTMWRRSRRIPHGKGARRSDATRGITLVPILSKFSTVKMSKKGLVAMIEYPSLEAATGKFDEGNVLGVGGFGCVYKAAFDGGATAAVKRLEGGGPDCEKEFENELDLLGRIRHPNIVSLLGFCVHGGNHYIVYELMEKGSLETQLHGPSHGSAMSWHTRMKIALDTARGLEYLHEHCNPPVIHRDLKSSNILLDSDFNAKIADFGLAVTGGNLDKGNLKISGTLGYVAPEYLLDGKLTEKSDVYAFGVVLLELLMGRKPVEKMSPSQCQSIVSWAMPQLTDRSKLPNIIDPVIKDTMDPKHLYQVAAVAVLCVQPEPSYRPLITDVLHSLVPLVPSELGGTLRVTEPPSPSQMHCPS